One genomic window of Phoenix dactylifera cultivar Barhee BC4 unplaced genomic scaffold, palm_55x_up_171113_PBpolish2nd_filt_p 000097F, whole genome shotgun sequence includes the following:
- the LOC103713406 gene encoding IRK-interacting protein has translation MATLSSSSCPSPPPPSPPPRSPLSTPILEHEKEQEEKVLARDEDATTSSRPYKHQPTPLHPSSSSSKSTAPKKPSSRSNRAEVAGDDRSVSCTNCRPSTWEKISVVPLDINGLKQHVSSLSPSPARLLRSLFLSLARRSPHSSCSAAAAPSSSSATAIDEWRLAAAELSRKLVHATRKRDEALLESSRLKHSLAELERKLGRLESHCHDLQAAVDRRTSPTPVQTASPFPVETFLRAVSDARAAVRHLSRSLAAQLRPDRMAALLQPHDARAAGQWRRTPGGPLFCLEALLNRVFYLGFEEGAPEEAVDPAARCESNRTAYEAVRQLGWDEVLTKGTRFYSEGLSRFCDRKMSEVVGMLGWAKAWPEGLLKAFFGAAKGAWGVRLLSRSVHPAVPVLRVDRGARFDPRFMEDVGADRVTLLEPVSVRMMVAPGFHVYTSEFGVVKCKVLCSYK, from the exons ATGGCtactctctcctcctcttcttgcccttctcctcctcctccttctcctccccctCGCTCTCCCCTCTCCACCCCT ATTTTGGAACACGAGAAAGAGCAAGAAGAAAAGGTGCTGGCTAGAGACGAAGACGCAACAACATCTTCCAGGCCTTACAAGCACCAGCCTACTCCTCTccacccttcctcctcctcctccaaatcGACGGCTCCGAAGAAGCCTTCTTCCAGATCCAACCGCGCCGAGGTCGCCGGAGACGACCGCTCGGTGTCCTGCACCAACTGCCGGCCCTCCACCTGGGAGAAGATCTCCGTCGTCCCCCTCGACATCAACGGTCTCAAGCAACATGTCTCCTCCCTCAGCCCCTCCCCAGCCCGCCTCCTtcgctccctcttcctctccctcgctCGCCGCAGCccccactcctcctgctccgccgccgccgccccgtcctcctcctccgccaccgccATCGACGAGTGGCGCCTCGCCGCGGCGGAGCTGTCCCGGAAGCTAGTTCACGCCACCCGGAAACGCGACGAAGCCCTCCTCGAGTCCTCCCGTCTCAAGCACTCCCTCGCCGAGCTGGAACGCAAGCTCGGCCGGCTCGAATCCCACTGCCACGACCTGCAGGCCGCCGTCGACCGCCGCACCTCGCCAACCCCGGTCCAGACCGCCTCCCCTTTCCCGGTCGAGACCTTCCTCCGGGCCGTCTCCGACGCCCGCGCCGCAGTCCGCCACCTGAGCCGCTCCCTCGCCGCTCAGCTCCGGCCGGACCGGATGGCTGCCCTGCTCCAGCCCCACGACGCCAGGGCCGCCGGCCAGTGGCGGAGAACACCGGGCGGCCCGCTCTTCTGCCTGGAGGCCCTCCTGAACCGAGTCTTCTACTTGGGGTTCGAGGAGGGAGCGCCGGAGGAGGCGGTCGATCCGGCGGCCCGGTGCGAGTCGAACCGGACGGCCTACGAGGCGGTCCGGCAGCTGGGATGGGACGAGGTTTTGACCAAAGGAACCCGGTTCTACAGTGAAGGGTTGAGCCGGTTCTGCGACCGGAAAATGAGCGAGGTCGTGGGGATGCTGGGGTGGGCCAAGGCCTGGCCAGAGGGATTGCTGAAGGCGTTCTTCGGGGCGGCGAAGGGCGCGTGGGGGGTCCGCCTCCTCTCCCGGTCCGTGCATCCGGCGGTGCCGGTACTCAGGGTGGACCGGGGAGCCCGGTTCGACCCGCGGTTCATGGAGGACGTTGGGGCCGACCGGGTCACCCTGCTCGAACCGGTGAGCGTGAGGATGATGGTGGCACCCGGTTTCCACGTGTATACTAGCGAATTTGGGGTGGTCAAGTGTAAGGTGCTGTGCTCGTACAAGTAA